A stretch of Sinimarinibacterium sp. NLF-5-8 DNA encodes these proteins:
- a CDS encoding NAD(P)/FAD-dependent oxidoreductase: MNQPAATTADHHRIAIIGSGFSGLGMAIQLKQHGMNDFVLFEKEAGVGGTWRVNHYPGCACDVQSHLYSFSFEPNPHWTRMFAPQPEIKGYLERCAVKYGVIAHVRPNTEIRQVRWDEATARWHITDANGITSTANVLISGMGGLSIPSYPNVKGLEKFKGKAFHSQQWDHDYDLTGKRVAVIGTGASAIQFIPEIQKQVAHLDLYQRTPAWVLPKPDRKISRLEQTLFERFPLLQKSLRGALYTQLESRAVAFDLQPRLMKAVGAIAKLYIRSKVKDPELRRKLTPDYTIGCKRILMSDTYYPALTQPNVDVITDGIREVRAHSIIDSNGVERKVDAIIFGTGFKAADPVPRGVVSGIDGVDLVDCWPEGPEAYKGACVSGFPNLFFLMGPNTGLGHNSMVYMIESQIAYVLDAIKTMDERNLASVDVRASEQARFNEGLQKQHKNTIWSVGGCDSWYLHPVSGRNVTLWPGFTWQFRQQTRQFDPLAYTLKPAGKARSLGNDKAAARARSTAVPA, from the coding sequence ATGAATCAACCCGCCGCCACCACCGCCGATCACCACCGCATCGCCATCATCGGCAGCGGCTTTTCCGGCCTCGGCATGGCGATCCAGCTCAAGCAGCACGGCATGAACGACTTTGTGCTGTTTGAAAAAGAAGCCGGCGTTGGCGGCACCTGGCGCGTCAACCACTACCCCGGCTGCGCCTGCGACGTGCAATCGCACCTGTATTCGTTTTCGTTCGAGCCCAACCCGCACTGGACGCGGATGTTTGCGCCGCAGCCCGAGATCAAAGGCTATCTGGAACGCTGTGCGGTCAAATACGGCGTCATTGCACATGTGCGTCCCAACACCGAAATCCGCCAGGTGCGTTGGGACGAGGCCACCGCGCGCTGGCACATCACCGACGCCAACGGCATCACCAGCACCGCCAACGTGCTGATCTCCGGCATGGGCGGGCTGTCGATCCCGTCCTACCCCAACGTCAAGGGTCTGGAAAAGTTCAAGGGCAAGGCCTTCCACTCGCAGCAGTGGGATCACGACTACGATCTGACCGGCAAGCGCGTCGCCGTCATCGGCACCGGCGCCTCGGCGATCCAGTTCATCCCCGAAATCCAGAAACAGGTCGCCCACCTGGATCTGTACCAGCGCACGCCAGCCTGGGTGCTGCCCAAGCCCGATCGCAAGATCAGCCGCCTGGAACAAACCCTGTTCGAGCGCTTTCCGCTGCTGCAAAAAAGCCTGCGCGGCGCGCTCTACACCCAGCTCGAATCGCGCGCGGTCGCCTTTGACCTGCAACCTCGCCTGATGAAAGCCGTCGGCGCCATCGCCAAGCTCTACATTCGCAGCAAGGTCAAAGACCCCGAACTACGCCGCAAGCTCACGCCCGACTACACCATCGGCTGCAAGCGCATTCTGATGTCCGATACCTACTACCCGGCGCTGACCCAGCCCAATGTTGACGTCATCACCGACGGCATCCGCGAAGTGCGCGCGCACAGCATCATCGACAGCAACGGCGTTGAACGCAAAGTGGACGCCATCATCTTTGGCACCGGCTTCAAGGCCGCCGATCCGGTGCCGCGCGGCGTTGTCAGCGGCATCGACGGCGTGGATCTGGTGGATTGCTGGCCCGAAGGTCCCGAGGCCTACAAAGGCGCTTGCGTGTCCGGCTTTCCCAATCTGTTTTTCCTGATGGGGCCAAATACCGGCCTCGGCCACAACTCGATGGTCTACATGATCGAGTCGCAAATCGCCTACGTTCTGGATGCCATCAAAACCATGGACGAGCGCAACCTCGCCAGTGTTGACGTACGTGCCAGCGAACAAGCCCGATTCAACGAGGGCCTGCAAAAGCAGCATAAAAACACCATCTGGTCGGTGGGCGGCTGCGACAGTTGGTATCTGCACCCCGTCAGTGGCCGCAACGTCACCCTGTGGCCGGGCTTTACCTGGCAATTCCGCCAGCAAACCCGCCAATTTGACCCGCTGGCCTACACCCTCAAACCGGCGGGCAAGGCCCGTTCGCTGGGCAACGACAAAGCCGCTGCGCGCGCGCGCAGCACCGCGGTCCCGGCGTAA
- a CDS encoding enoyl-CoA hydratase/isomerase family protein has translation MTPALLGAAQLAALHRDMPPSALTGTPYLLCDLQTPWDEAARAGLADASCPVIGVGPARAQADVAACDAVVADMQAALPLIHGIARAPIAAAVLAHTLRLTEKLPLAAALHAESLAYATLQGGAEFKAWCAQHPPPGARARHDAAPAVALARDQRTLHLTLDRPAERNAMTVEMRDALCEALRLALNDTDIDTLCIRASGKCFSTGGDPAEFGTAPDSSSAHLIRSVQLPGRLLAACGARARVYVHGACIGSGIEFPAFAARVTAHRRSWFQLPELDYGLIPGAGGCVSIARRIGRQRLMAWVLGGQRIDAATALRWGLIDAIDPG, from the coding sequence ATGACCCCGGCGCTGCTCGGCGCTGCGCAGCTCGCCGCCTTGCACCGGGACATGCCACCTTCGGCGCTGACCGGCACGCCTTATTTGCTCTGCGATCTGCAAACGCCCTGGGATGAAGCCGCGCGCGCAGGGCTGGCCGATGCGTCCTGCCCGGTCATTGGCGTAGGCCCGGCGCGCGCGCAGGCCGATGTTGCCGCCTGCGATGCTGTCGTTGCGGATATGCAGGCCGCGCTGCCGCTGATCCACGGCATCGCGCGCGCGCCGATCGCCGCTGCCGTGCTCGCCCACACCTTGCGCCTCACCGAAAAACTGCCGCTGGCCGCTGCCCTGCACGCCGAATCGCTGGCCTATGCCACCTTGCAGGGCGGTGCAGAGTTCAAAGCCTGGTGCGCGCAGCATCCACCGCCTGGTGCGCGCGCGCGCCACGACGCCGCGCCCGCCGTGGCACTCGCCCGCGATCAGCGCACCCTGCACCTGACGCTCGACCGCCCCGCCGAGCGCAACGCCATGACGGTGGAGATGCGCGATGCCCTGTGTGAGGCCCTGAGGCTGGCGCTCAACGACACCGACATCGACACCCTCTGCATCCGCGCCAGCGGCAAGTGCTTTTCCACCGGCGGCGATCCAGCCGAATTTGGCACTGCGCCGGACAGCAGCAGCGCCCATCTGATCCGCAGCGTGCAACTGCCGGGGCGGTTACTCGCCGCCTGCGGCGCGCGCGCGCGCGTTTACGTGCACGGCGCCTGCATTGGCAGCGGCATCGAATTTCCGGCGTTTGCCGCGCGCGTGACTGCGCATCGCCGCAGCTGGTTTCAATTGCCGGAACTCGATTACGGCCTGATCCCCGGCGCCGGCGGCTGCGTCAGCATCGCGCGCAGAATCGGCCGCCAACGGCTGATGGCCTGGGTGCTCGGCGGCCAGCGCATCGACGCCGCCACCGCACTGCGCTGGGGCCTGATCGACGCCATCGACCCCGGCTGA
- a CDS encoding bifunctional diguanylate cyclase/phosphodiesterase: protein MERHNADLSAAHVTRLERRLQQIQADYRALLHSSGEAVVMLDAQGRIQGFNRSAEQIFAYVARDVLKQPIGLLIVEHDLLQAAIEGEEDWISAALSSRRYELTGRRSDGHAFAMSAAINVIDRAGVRRVMLVLSDVSEHRQREAHIEHMAQHDALTELPNRVLLLDRLERAIGRARGARGTVGVLMFDVDQFRRVNDALGHDAGDQLLLLMARRLLAQLRPGEVGARIGGDEFAVLLDPLADERAAEHRARELLAGLTQPVQIGGHDLHLTISAGVSCFPHDADGSGVLLKNAEAAMYHVKSVGLSGVQRFNAEMQRRADDKLALENDMRRALIHGEFVMHYEPQISLSSGQVIGVEALIRWNHPQRGWVPPMSFIPLAEETGLIEMIGAWTLRAATAEAQQLEQRLGCELSLAVNLSPRQFAQIDLVDVIRDACARAQWPTHKLVLEVTEGMLVINPDETVRLLQELRAMGVRVAIDDFGTGYSSLSYLTRFPVDLLKIDRSFVRDLLEDPADAAVASAIIAMAHALGIPVIAEGVETLEQLQALQARGCDNAQGYLIGRSKSADEIVLPTLDAGVFGG from the coding sequence ATGGAGCGACACAACGCCGATTTATCTGCTGCTCATGTCACCCGGCTTGAGCGGCGTTTGCAGCAGATCCAGGCGGATTACCGGGCGCTGCTGCACAGCAGCGGCGAGGCCGTGGTGATGCTCGATGCGCAGGGGCGGATTCAGGGATTCAATCGCAGCGCCGAACAGATTTTTGCCTATGTTGCGCGCGATGTGTTGAAGCAGCCGATCGGGTTGCTGATCGTTGAGCATGACCTGCTGCAGGCGGCCATCGAAGGCGAGGAAGACTGGATTTCGGCGGCCCTGTCGAGCCGCCGCTACGAGTTGACCGGGCGGCGCTCGGACGGCCATGCGTTTGCCATGTCGGCGGCGATCAACGTCATCGACCGGGCCGGCGTGCGGCGGGTGATGCTGGTGCTCAGTGATGTCAGCGAACATCGCCAGCGCGAGGCGCACATCGAGCACATGGCGCAGCATGATGCGCTGACCGAGTTGCCCAATCGGGTGCTGCTGCTCGATCGGCTGGAGCGTGCGATCGGGCGCGCGCGCGGTGCGCGCGGCACCGTCGGCGTGCTGATGTTCGATGTCGATCAGTTTCGCCGCGTCAACGATGCGCTGGGGCACGATGCCGGTGATCAATTGTTGTTGCTGATGGCGCGGCGGTTGTTGGCGCAACTTCGTCCCGGAGAAGTGGGTGCGCGCATCGGTGGCGATGAGTTTGCCGTGTTGCTCGATCCTCTGGCCGATGAGCGTGCCGCCGAGCACCGCGCGCGCGAGCTGTTGGCCGGGCTGACGCAGCCGGTTCAGATTGGCGGGCATGATCTGCACCTGACCATCAGTGCCGGTGTGAGCTGTTTTCCGCACGATGCCGATGGCAGCGGCGTATTGCTGAAGAACGCCGAAGCGGCGATGTATCACGTCAAATCCGTCGGCCTGAGCGGGGTGCAGCGGTTCAATGCCGAAATGCAGCGCCGCGCCGATGACAAGCTGGCCCTCGAAAACGATATGCGCCGCGCCTTGATTCACGGCGAATTCGTGATGCATTACGAACCCCAGATCAGCTTGTCCAGCGGGCAGGTGATCGGGGTTGAGGCACTGATTCGCTGGAACCATCCGCAGCGTGGCTGGGTGCCGCCGATGAGCTTTATTCCGCTGGCCGAAGAAACCGGACTGATCGAAATGATCGGCGCGTGGACGCTGCGCGCCGCCACCGCCGAGGCGCAGCAGCTGGAGCAGCGATTGGGCTGCGAGCTGTCTCTGGCGGTGAATCTGTCGCCACGTCAGTTTGCGCAGATCGATCTGGTCGATGTGATCCGTGACGCCTGCGCGCGCGCGCAGTGGCCGACGCACAAGCTGGTGCTGGAAGTGACCGAAGGCATGCTGGTGATCAATCCCGACGAAACCGTGCGCCTGTTGCAGGAACTGCGGGCGATGGGCGTGCGTGTGGCCATCGACGACTTTGGCACCGGCTATTCGAGCCTGTCGTATCTGACCCGGTTTCCGGTCGATTTGCTCAAGATCGACCGCAGCTTTGTCCGCGATCTGCTCGAAGACCCTGCCGATGCCGCCGTTGCCAGCGCCATCATCGCAATGGCGCATGCGCTGGGGATTCCGGTGATCGCAGAAGGCGTGGAAACGCTTGAACAGTTGCAGGCATTACAGGCGCGCGGCTGCGATAACGCCCAGGGCTATTTGATCGGGCGCAGCAAATCCGCAGATGAAATCGTGCTGCCGACGCTGGATGCGGGGGTGTTTGGCGGCTGA
- a CDS encoding TetR family transcriptional regulator: MNKAPEPTGGRDKLIAAALQLAATTRTLASLGLREVARHAGLNPNTFYRHFSNFDDLGLAVIADLSGGLRKGLRERRRRPMNEALSLEGVTDPVELMRRAEGIIKESVGLVLEFVTEHQQAYIVGIRELHGTSPVLRAELRKVFDLLAMDMVEDILDVVPPQFVDRDAVPGIAAVVIREMAFYSLDYLEQPENRDAIRTQAQRFILMLLWGAMAIRVPEAIRLPKLAEGMAVMP, translated from the coding sequence ATGAACAAAGCGCCTGAGCCGACCGGTGGACGTGACAAACTCATCGCAGCAGCCCTGCAGCTGGCCGCAACCACACGCACGCTGGCCTCGTTGGGGCTGCGTGAGGTTGCGCGCCATGCGGGGCTCAACCCCAACACGTTTTATCGGCATTTCAGCAACTTTGACGACCTTGGCCTTGCGGTGATTGCCGACCTCTCCGGCGGCTTGCGCAAGGGCTTGCGCGAGCGCCGCCGCCGTCCCATGAACGAGGCGCTGAGTCTGGAAGGGGTGACCGATCCGGTGGAGCTGATGCGCCGCGCCGAGGGCATCATCAAGGAGTCGGTGGGGCTGGTTCTGGAGTTTGTCACCGAGCATCAGCAGGCTTATATCGTCGGCATTCGTGAGCTGCACGGCACCTCGCCGGTGCTGCGCGCGGAGCTGCGCAAGGTGTTTGACCTGCTGGCGATGGATATGGTCGAGGATATTTTGGATGTGGTGCCGCCGCAGTTTGTCGATCGTGATGCGGTGCCCGGCATTGCTGCGGTGGTGATCCGGGAAATGGCGTTTTATTCGCTGGATTATCTGGAGCAGCCGGAAAACCGCGATGCCATTCGCACGCAGGCGCAGCGGTTCATCCTGATGCTGCTATGGGGCGCGATGGCGATACGGGTGCCCGAGGCGATCCGCCTGCCCAAGCTGGCCGAAGGCATGGCGGTGATGCCGTAG
- a CDS encoding metal-dependent hydrolase, with translation MSQNAKNHTRSKLAAIMPTRRDIHFDLAAERIGDWNKGSVHLSQFMNTLSIFFPVGERFFIDSVRYYRDRITDPELKKAVTAFIGQEAMHGREHEQYNQLTFARTPVSAKVETFVYHLLEGAKKRLPPSMRLSGTIALEHFTALMADSLLNEPRMLEGAEPHYARIWNWHALEETEHKAVAYDVWDAVMGRGAKAYFNRASGMVIATTIFWSIMIPAYLMVLRQEGQLGNVKGWRFLMRNLFTEIPFFPRLARSYLDYFRPDFHPWDHDNRQFLKHIDTYLNELPQAA, from the coding sequence ATGAGCCAGAACGCCAAAAACCACACCCGCAGCAAGCTCGCCGCGATCATGCCAACGCGGCGCGACATCCACTTTGACCTGGCCGCCGAACGCATTGGCGACTGGAACAAAGGCTCGGTTCACCTTTCGCAATTCATGAATACGCTGTCGATATTCTTCCCGGTGGGCGAGCGCTTTTTCATTGACTCGGTGCGTTACTACCGCGACCGGATCACCGACCCCGAACTCAAGAAAGCCGTGACGGCTTTCATCGGCCAGGAGGCCATGCATGGCCGTGAGCATGAGCAATACAACCAGCTCACCTTTGCCCGCACCCCGGTTTCGGCCAAGGTGGAAACCTTTGTTTATCACCTGCTCGAAGGCGCCAAAAAACGCCTGCCGCCCAGCATGCGCCTGTCCGGCACCATTGCGCTGGAGCACTTTACGGCGCTGATGGCCGACTCCCTGCTCAATGAACCGCGGATGCTCGAAGGCGCCGAGCCGCATTACGCCAGAATCTGGAATTGGCATGCGCTGGAAGAAACCGAGCACAAGGCGGTGGCCTATGACGTCTGGGATGCGGTCATGGGCCGTGGTGCCAAGGCGTACTTCAACCGCGCCAGCGGCATGGTCATCGCCACCACGATTTTCTGGTCGATCATGATCCCGGCCTATCTGATGGTGCTGCGCCAGGAAGGCCAGCTCGGCAATGTCAAGGGCTGGCGCTTTTTGATGCGCAACCTGTTTACCGAAATCCCGTTCTTCCCTCGGTTGGCGCGCAGTTATCTGGATTATTTCCGCCCTGATTTTCATCCCTGGGATCACGACAACCGCCAGTTCCTCAAGCACATCGACACCTATCTCAACGAGCTGCCGCAGGCCGCGTAA
- a CDS encoding ACP phosphodiesterase → MNFLAHLWLADRTRTSLSGAVLGDVAHGADLSMYPRALETGIRLHRRVDIATDRHPAISAVRARFAQGARRYAGIILDVVCDHVLARNWDTWNPQPLPDFCARAGHALAADSAWFVHAGGRAVNAEKFAQLLLSYQSAEGIDRALTRIATRLKKPDALLQASHDWRQWAQALTPQFEAILTDVLITATADDPARAQVIAAAPAQPPNTPASSVGSTISSADLLRPIK, encoded by the coding sequence ATGAACTTTCTCGCCCATTTATGGCTGGCTGATCGAACCCGAACCTCGCTGTCGGGGGCGGTTCTGGGCGACGTTGCGCATGGCGCCGATCTGTCGATGTATCCGCGCGCGCTGGAAACCGGCATCCGCCTGCACCGGCGCGTGGACATCGCCACCGATCGACATCCCGCCATCAGCGCCGTGCGCGCGCGCTTTGCCCAGGGTGCGCGACGCTATGCCGGCATCATCCTGGACGTGGTCTGCGATCACGTTCTGGCGCGCAACTGGGACACCTGGAATCCCCAGCCCCTGCCCGATTTCTGCGCGCGCGCCGGGCACGCCCTGGCGGCCGATTCGGCCTGGTTTGTTCACGCCGGAGGGCGCGCGGTCAACGCCGAGAAGTTTGCGCAACTGCTGTTGTCCTACCAGTCTGCCGAGGGCATCGACCGCGCGCTGACCCGCATCGCCACACGGTTGAAAAAGCCCGATGCCTTGCTTCAGGCCAGCCACGATTGGCGGCAATGGGCACAGGCGCTGACGCCACAGTTTGAGGCGATCCTGACCGATGTGCTGATCACCGCAACCGCTGACGATCCGGCGCGCGCGCAGGTGATCGCCGCCGCACCGGCTCAGCCGCCAAACACCCCCGCATCCAGCGTCGGCAGCACGATTTCATCTGCGGATTTGCTGCGCCCGATCAAATAG
- a CDS encoding LuxR C-terminal-related transcriptional regulator, which translates to METNHGSSSTFAVYAVEDALTHGELRVLQLLANGATNREIAGQAQISENTVKFHLKNVYGKLGVGTRKAAASLALRRGLIAAI; encoded by the coding sequence ATGGAAACGAATCACGGCTCATCTTCGACATTTGCGGTATATGCGGTCGAGGATGCACTCACCCACGGTGAGTTGCGAGTGCTGCAACTGCTGGCCAATGGTGCCACCAATCGCGAAATTGCAGGGCAGGCGCAAATCTCTGAAAACACGGTCAAATTCCATCTCAAGAATGTGTATGGAAAGCTCGGGGTGGGCACCCGCAAGGCTGCGGCCTCATTGGCGCTGCGGCGGGGCTTGATTGCCGCAATCTGA
- a CDS encoding AraC family transcriptional regulator, which translates to MTDLIRASVLAGFDDLVCRLGGDPQSLLRRFHLHDVQVDSVNALVPYVNVVRIIEAAAQALSAPDFGLQLAHYQTLDRLGPVALLISNCQTAGSALQVLASNIHTYSPNTTLRLVQVQADLTWLEYDVTHAQLSAQQRLQKSEFSLLFALRVLRMLIGARFEPRGVMFRHTANKPLGVYISHFGVSPQFDAEINAVALDPRDLAQPLEMVAPTIRRAIDEYLQPMIDRQPLALDRQVLELMSRLLPAGRCRLSSIADHLGMNERTLQRQLAEAGLVFETMVDDLRRTRALELLGNAQISLAHVGGMLGYSEQSTFTRACKRWFARTPGQQRKHLISTAPPTGFPSLLRAPTGLRP; encoded by the coding sequence ATGACCGACCTCATTCGCGCGTCCGTTCTCGCAGGTTTCGATGACCTGGTCTGCCGCCTGGGCGGCGATCCGCAATCATTGCTGCGCCGCTTTCACTTGCACGACGTGCAAGTGGACTCGGTCAATGCGCTGGTGCCCTATGTCAACGTCGTGCGCATCATCGAGGCCGCAGCGCAGGCGCTGTCTGCGCCGGATTTTGGCTTGCAACTGGCGCATTACCAGACGCTGGATCGGCTCGGGCCGGTGGCATTGCTGATCAGCAACTGCCAGACCGCCGGCAGCGCCCTGCAAGTGCTGGCCAGCAACATTCACACCTACAGCCCCAACACCACGCTGCGTCTGGTGCAGGTCCAGGCCGATCTGACATGGCTCGAATATGACGTCACCCACGCCCAGCTTTCGGCGCAGCAGCGCTTGCAGAAATCCGAGTTTTCACTGCTGTTTGCGCTGCGGGTGTTGCGGATGCTGATCGGCGCGCGCTTTGAGCCTCGCGGGGTGATGTTTCGCCATACCGCGAACAAGCCCCTGGGGGTCTACATCTCGCATTTTGGCGTGTCGCCGCAGTTTGATGCCGAGATCAATGCCGTGGCGCTCGATCCGCGCGATCTGGCGCAGCCGCTGGAGATGGTCGCCCCTACCATCCGCCGCGCCATCGACGAATACCTGCAACCGATGATCGACCGCCAGCCGCTGGCACTCGATCGCCAGGTTCTGGAGCTGATGAGTCGCTTGCTGCCCGCAGGACGTTGCCGGCTCAGCAGCATCGCCGACCATCTGGGAATGAACGAACGCACCCTGCAACGCCAGCTCGCCGAGGCCGGACTGGTGTTCGAAACCATGGTCGATGATCTGCGCCGCACGCGCGCGCTGGAGTTGCTCGGCAACGCGCAGATTTCCCTGGCGCACGTCGGCGGCATGCTTGGCTACAGCGAACAAAGCACATTCACCCGCGCCTGCAAACGCTGGTTTGCCCGCACGCCGGGTCAGCAGCGCAAGCATCTGATCAGCACCGCGCCGCCCACGGGCTTTCCCAGCCTGCTGCGCGCGCCCACCGGCCTGCGGCCATGA
- a CDS encoding nitroreductase, translating into MAVTSPNNFDNRLEARAELSVSAAVDQRFSARAFLETPVDPALLREILQQAGRAPSGGNVQPWNVIAVAGAPLADLKTRMAARVLKPDPQDLPGYAIYPPHLWEPHRSARFEIGEQLYGALGIARDNKPGRMQQFARNFAAFGAPLLLFVYIDKRMGPPQWSDVGMWLQTLMLLLKARGLDSCAQEAWSLFPHSVAQTTQPDDDWLLFCGVSIGYADPRAPENQFRSARLPLAQWARFVGC; encoded by the coding sequence GTGGCCGTGACATCACCCAATAATTTTGATAACCGCCTTGAGGCGCGCGCGGAACTCAGCGTCAGCGCCGCCGTCGATCAACGCTTCAGCGCGCGCGCGTTTTTGGAGACGCCGGTTGACCCTGCCCTGCTGCGTGAGATTTTGCAGCAGGCCGGGCGCGCGCCCTCCGGCGGCAATGTGCAGCCGTGGAATGTGATCGCCGTCGCCGGTGCGCCGCTGGCCGATCTCAAGACGCGCATGGCCGCGCGCGTGCTCAAGCCCGATCCGCAAGACCTGCCGGGCTATGCCATCTACCCGCCGCATTTGTGGGAGCCGCATCGCAGCGCGCGCTTTGAGATTGGCGAGCAGTTGTATGGCGCACTCGGCATCGCGCGCGATAACAAGCCTGGGCGGATGCAGCAATTCGCGCGCAACTTTGCCGCGTTTGGCGCGCCGCTGCTGCTGTTTGTCTACATCGACAAGCGCATGGGGCCACCGCAGTGGTCGGACGTGGGCATGTGGCTGCAAACCCTGATGCTGCTGCTCAAGGCGCGCGGTCTGGATTCCTGCGCGCAGGAAGCGTGGAGCCTGTTCCCCCACAGCGTCGCCCAAACCACGCAGCCGGATGACGATTGGCTGCTGTTTTGCGGGGTGAGCATCGGCTACGCCGATCCGCGCGCGCCGGAAAATCAATTTCGCAGCGCGCGCCTGCCGCTGGCGCAATGGGCGCGGTTTGTCGGCTGCTGA
- the rimO gene encoding 30S ribosomal protein S12 methylthiotransferase RimO, with amino-acid sequence MSAPESAQNPSASRARAKVSAPTAAAPKVGFVSLGCPKALVDSERILTQLRAEGYETAPSYNAADVVVVNTCGFIDAAVEESLEAIDEALAENGKVIVTGCLAAGPKSHTVRERFPNLLSISGPQDYSSVMNAVHHAVPPAHDPFFDLLPPQGIKLTPKHYAYLKISEGCNHKCSFCIIPSMRGKLASRPVSEVLVEAEKLVKSGVQELLVISQDTSAYGADLKYAPGQWRGHNYDTRLLDLCNGLGELGAWVRLHYVYPYPHVDDIIPLMAQGKILPYLDIPFQHASTSILKAMKRPAAAENTLKRLAHWRSICPELTVRSTFIVGFPGETDDDFEQLLDWLDEAQLDRVGCFEYSPVEGATANALPGTVPDEVKAERHHRFMQKQAEISAAKLQRKIGQTIEVLMDEIHDDAASVGRSWADAPEIDGKVYIKGKIKPLPGQRLQVKVVDADEYDLFAVLA; translated from the coding sequence ATGTCCGCTCCAGAATCCGCCCAAAACCCCTCTGCCTCACGCGCGCGCGCGAAGGTTTCTGCGCCGACTGCGGCGGCGCCCAAAGTCGGCTTTGTTTCGCTGGGCTGCCCCAAGGCGCTGGTGGACTCCGAGCGCATCCTCACCCAGCTGCGCGCCGAAGGCTATGAAACCGCGCCCAGCTACAACGCCGCCGATGTGGTGGTGGTCAATACCTGCGGGTTCATTGACGCGGCAGTGGAAGAATCGCTGGAGGCGATCGACGAGGCCCTGGCCGAAAACGGCAAGGTCATCGTCACCGGCTGCCTTGCCGCGGGCCCCAAAAGCCATACCGTGCGCGAGCGCTTTCCCAATCTGCTGTCGATCTCCGGGCCGCAGGATTACAGCAGCGTGATGAATGCCGTGCATCACGCGGTGCCACCGGCGCACGATCCGTTTTTTGATTTGCTGCCGCCGCAGGGCATCAAGCTCACGCCCAAGCACTATGCGTATTTAAAAATCTCCGAAGGCTGCAACCACAAATGCAGCTTCTGCATCATCCCGTCGATGCGCGGCAAGCTGGCTTCGCGTCCGGTCAGCGAGGTGCTGGTGGAGGCTGAAAAACTGGTCAAATCCGGCGTGCAGGAACTGCTGGTGATCAGCCAGGATACGTCTGCCTACGGTGCCGACCTCAAATACGCACCCGGCCAATGGCGCGGGCACAACTACGACACCCGCTTGCTGGACTTGTGCAACGGCTTGGGTGAACTGGGCGCCTGGGTGCGGCTGCATTATGTGTACCCGTACCCGCATGTGGATGACATCATCCCGTTGATGGCACAGGGCAAAATCCTGCCGTATCTGGACATCCCGTTCCAGCACGCGTCCACATCCATCCTCAAGGCAATGAAGCGCCCGGCAGCGGCAGAAAACACGCTCAAGCGCCTCGCCCATTGGCGCAGCATCTGCCCGGAGCTGACGGTGCGCTCCACCTTCATCGTTGGCTTTCCCGGCGAAACCGACGATGACTTCGAGCAGTTGCTGGACTGGCTTGACGAGGCTCAACTCGATCGCGTCGGCTGTTTTGAATACTCCCCGGTGGAAGGCGCCACCGCCAACGCCCTGCCCGGCACGGTGCCGGATGAAGTCAAAGCCGAGCGTCATCATCGCTTCATGCAAAAGCAGGCCGAAATCAGCGCCGCCAAACTGCAACGCAAGATCGGCCAGACCATCGAAGTGCTGATGGATGAGATTCACGACGACGCCGCCAGCGTGGGGCGCTCCTGGGCCGATGCGCCTGAAATCGACGGCAAGGTCTACATCAAGGGCAAAATCAAACCGCTGCCGGGGCAACGCTTGCAGGTCAAGGTGGTGGACGCCGACGAGTACGACTTGTTTGCCGTGCTGGCGTAA